The following proteins are encoded in a genomic region of Lutra lutra chromosome 16, mLutLut1.2, whole genome shotgun sequence:
- the TMEM235 gene encoding LOW QUALITY PROTEIN: transmembrane protein 235 (The sequence of the model RefSeq protein was modified relative to this genomic sequence to represent the inferred CDS: deleted 2 bases in 1 codon) gives MARMGALLLAAALGALLSFALLAAAVASDYWYVLEVADAGNSTGRAARLSSHSGLWRVCEGQNSCIPLIDPFTSENLDVPTSVQHLISLHRAVMVTLPLSLVLVVCGWICGLLGSLVQSVVLLFFTGCYFLLGGALTLVGVSVYISYSHLAFAETARPYGPRHVQDVRVSFGWSLALAWGFCASEALSGFLLLTAARALSLSRQPGPPLCGHLSPRGASVLVLGRLLLLLDPILSSAAPWGMSVTGGGGGGGGGALNKQMGKSS, from the exons ATGGCCCGGATGGGCGCGCTGCTCCTGGCCGCCGCCCTGGGCGCGCTGCTCAGCTTCGCGCTGCTGGCGGCCGCCGTGGCCAGCGACTACTGGTACGTCCTGGAGGTGGCGGACGCCGGCAACAGCACCGGGCGCGCCGCGCGGCTGTCCTCGCACTCGGGGCTCTGGCGCGTCTGCGAAG GGCAAAACAGCTGCATCCCCCTGATCGATCCCTTTACCAGTGAGAACCTGGATGTCCCCACCTCAGTGCAGCACCTCATCT CCCTGCACCGAGCTGTCATGGTGACCCTGCCCCTGAGCCTCGTCCTCGTCGTGTGTGGCTGGATCTGCGGCCTCTTGGGCTCCCTGGTGCAGAGCGTGGTCCTCCTCTTCTTCACCGGCTGCTACTTCTTGTTAGGAG gtgccctgaccctGGTAGGGGTCAGCGTCTACATCAGCTACTCCCACCTGGCCTTCGCCGAGACCGCCCGCCCGTACGGCCCCCGGCACGTGCAGGACGTCCGCGTCAGCTTCGGCTGGTCTCTAGCCCTGGCCTGGGGCTTCTGCGCCTCCGAGGCGCTCAGTGGCTTCCTCCTGCTCACGGCAGCCCGAGCCCTCAGCCTCAGCCGGCAGCCAGGG CCTCCACTCTGTGGTCATCTGAGTCCCAGAGGG GCCTCTGTCCTTGTCCTGGGGCGGCTGCTGCTTTTGCTGGACCCCATCCTCTCATCTGCAGCCCCCTGGGGAATGTCTGTgactggggggggcggggggggtgggggcggggccctGAATAAGCAGATGGGAAAGTCCTCGTAG
- the BIRC5 gene encoding baculoviral IAP repeat-containing protein 5 codes for MGASSLPPAWQLYLKDHRVSTFKNWPFLEGCACTPERMAEAGFIHCPTENEPDLAQCFFCFKELEGWEPDDDPIEEHKKHSSGCAFLSVKKQFEELTLSEFLKLDKERAKNKIAKETNSKQREFEETAKRVRCAIEQLAAAE; via the exons aTGGGCGCTTCGTCGTTGCCCCCCGCCTGGCAGCTCTACCTCAAGGACCACCGCGTCTCTACGTTCAAGAACTGGCCGTTCCTGGAGGGCTGCGCCTGCACCCCGGAGCGG ATGGCCGAGGCCGGCTTCATCCACTGCCCCACTGAGAACGAGCCCGACTTGGCCCAGTGCTTCTTCTGCTTCAAGGAGCTGGAAGGCTGGGAGCCGGATGATGACCCTAT AGAGGAGCATAAGAAGCATTCATCTGGTTGTGCTTTCCTTTCCGTCAAGAAGCAGTTTGAAGAATTAACCCTCAGTGAATTTTTGAAACTGGACAAAGAGAGAGCCAAGAACAAAATC gcaaaggaaaccaacagTAAGCAGAGAGAATTCGAAGAGACGGCAAAGAGAGTGCGCTGTGCCATCGAGCAGCTGGCCGCCGCGGAGTGA